One Oryzomonas sagensis DNA segment encodes these proteins:
- a CDS encoding TraR/DksA family transcriptional regulator, with the protein MATKPAKKKWQEIREILQQMKEDTLREISKTVKNGAETTAVGEPSGDIYDQASSERDRELGLLLGDREREKLHNIDEALLRIDEGEYGLCEECEEEIPLGRLKAMPFARYCVKCKSDLEKLQAQTKRFEEDRTYREIPLGGEEEDA; encoded by the coding sequence ATGGCCACGAAACCGGCAAAAAAGAAATGGCAGGAAATAAGGGAAATCCTTCAACAAATGAAGGAGGATACCCTGCGGGAAATATCCAAAACTGTCAAGAACGGCGCCGAAACCACGGCCGTCGGAGAGCCGAGCGGCGACATCTATGACCAGGCCTCATCGGAGCGGGATCGCGAACTCGGGCTTTTATTGGGTGACCGGGAACGGGAAAAATTGCACAATATCGACGAGGCCCTCCTGAGAATCGACGAGGGAGAATATGGCCTTTGCGAAGAGTGTGAAGAGGAAATCCCCTTGGGGCGGCTCAAGGCCATGCCGTTCGCGCGGTATTGCGTCAAGTGCAAATCCGATCTGGAAAAGCTTCAGGCCCAGACCAAGCGCTTTGAGGAGGACCGCACCTACCGCGAGATCCCTCTCGGCGGCGAGGAAGAAGACGCCTAG
- the rimO gene encoding 30S ribosomal protein S12 methylthiotransferase RimO, with protein sequence MVSLGCPKNLVDAEVMLGVLAKDDYEITTDEKDADVIIVNTCSFIKEAKQESIDAILDLAERKHDGRCHTLIVSGCLPQRYQEELANDLPEVDIFIGTGDYPRIAEILAEKKGSDSQLRYVGDPDYIYDETLPRLNSSPAWYSYLKIGEGCSNCCSYCVIPRLRGAYRSRPLESLVAEAERLAARGVKEINVISQDVTRYGSDLDDGSTLETLLRRLAAIEGIRWIRLLYAYPDGITDGLIELIRDEPKICKYLDIPIQHIADAVLKRMNRRSSEAQIRNLIATLRREIPGIALRTSLIVGFPGETVDDFASLMQFIEQTQFDRLGVFCYSREENTPAASMPDQVSERVKRERYRKLMRAQARLSFRRNRALIGTTEQVIVEGYSEETDLLLRGRSSRQAPDIDGQVYITAGTAEVGDIVSLKVTDSSDYDLIGEIVVE encoded by the coding sequence ATGGTCAGCCTGGGCTGCCCCAAGAATCTGGTGGATGCCGAGGTGATGCTCGGTGTGCTTGCCAAGGATGACTACGAGATTACGACCGACGAAAAGGATGCGGACGTGATCATCGTCAATACCTGCTCGTTCATCAAGGAGGCCAAGCAGGAGAGCATCGACGCCATTTTGGACTTGGCGGAACGCAAGCACGACGGGCGTTGCCACACCCTGATCGTCTCCGGTTGTCTGCCGCAGCGGTATCAGGAGGAGTTGGCCAACGATCTGCCCGAGGTGGATATCTTCATCGGCACCGGCGATTACCCCCGCATTGCCGAGATTCTGGCGGAGAAAAAAGGTTCCGACAGCCAGCTGCGCTACGTCGGCGACCCGGATTACATCTATGACGAAACCCTGCCGCGCCTCAACTCTTCGCCGGCATGGTACTCCTATCTCAAAATCGGCGAAGGTTGTTCCAATTGCTGCTCGTACTGCGTGATCCCCCGGTTGCGGGGCGCCTACCGGTCCCGGCCGCTGGAGTCGCTGGTGGCCGAGGCGGAGCGGCTGGCCGCCCGCGGGGTAAAAGAGATCAATGTCATCTCCCAGGATGTCACCCGTTACGGCAGCGACCTGGACGACGGGTCCACTCTCGAGACACTGCTGCGCCGGTTGGCTGCCATTGAGGGGATTCGGTGGATCCGCCTCTTGTACGCATATCCCGACGGGATCACCGACGGCCTGATCGAACTGATTCGGGACGAACCCAAGATCTGCAAATATCTGGATATTCCGATCCAGCACATCGCCGACGCGGTTCTCAAGCGGATGAACCGCCGGAGCAGCGAGGCTCAGATTCGAAACCTGATCGCCACCTTGCGCCGGGAGATCCCCGGCATTGCGCTGCGCACCTCCTTGATCGTCGGCTTTCCGGGCGAAACGGTGGACGATTTTGCCAGCCTGATGCAGTTCATCGAGCAGACCCAATTCGATCGCCTCGGGGTCTTCTGCTACTCCCGGGAGGAGAATACGCCGGCAGCCTCCATGCCGGACCAGGTCTCGGAGCGGGTCAAGCGCGAGCGCTACCGCAAGTTGATGCGCGCCCAGGCGCGGCTTTCGTTCCGTCGCAACCGGGCTCTCATCGGCACCACGGAACAGGTCATCGTGGAGGGGTACAGCGAAGAAACCGACCTGCTCCTGAGGGGGCGCTCGTCGCGTCAGGCGCCGGATATCGACGGGCAGGTCTATATCACCGCCGGAACCGCCGAGGTTGGTGATATCGTTTCTCTCAAGGTCACGGACTCGTCGGATTACGACCTGATCGGTGAAATAGTCGTCGAATGA
- the gltB gene encoding glutamate synthase large subunit: MKNIEPPKKQGLYDPQFEHDACGVGFVANIKGAKSHEIVRQALTMLVNLDHRGACGCEPNTGDGAGILLQVPDRFLRKVCAPLGIELPEPFRYGVAMVFTSPSATERNSARHVLEKIVAEEGLAIIGWRDVPTDHASLGATARASEPVVRQLFFKTCEECADEQELNRKLYIVNQRAVNEIRRAGVDKCWYVASISSRTMIYKGMLMPVQVDQYYPDLRDPDMETALALVHSRFSTNTFPSWDRAHPYHFLAHNGEINTLRGNVNWMHARQSLFASHLFGDDLKKALPIINTDGSDSAMFDNCLELLVMAGRSLPHAVMMMVPEPWENHETMEPAKKAFYEYHSCLMEPWDGPAAIAFTDGRSIGTVLDRNGLRPSRYYVTSDDLVIMASEAGVLPIEPERVLQKGRLQPGRMFLVDTEQGRIVPDEEIKRELAEARPYGEWLRDNHILLEDLPDALHVYGPDHDTVLQRQQAFGYTFEDQRVILGPMALNGVQPLGSMGTDTPLAVLSDQSQLLYNYFKQLFAQVTNPPIDPIREEIITSTTTLIGSEANLLKPTAASARMIRLEHPLLSNEELEKLRHVEKPDFKAVTLSLLFPVAEGTAGLEKALERLFEAAVITVEAGTTIVVLSDRGVDKDHAAIPALLAVSGLHHHLIRTATRTRVSLVLESGEPREVHHFAVLLGYGVNAINPYLAFESLDDMIRQGMLPDITYKKAVKNFIKASIKGVVKTMAKMGISTVQSYRGAQIFEAVGLHQSVIDRYFTWTPSRIGGTDLEGIATELLARHHRAWPERVPADPTLDAGGVYQWREAGEEHQYNPLTISSLQKAVRTGDYHEFKQFSSLIDEQDTRLYTLRGLLDFRETTVPVPIEEVEPVEEIMKRFKTGAMSYGSISQEAHEALAIAMNRIGGLSNTGEGGEDPERFTWTNELGDSKNSAIKQVASGRFGVTSDYLTNAREIQIKMAQGAKPGEGGELPGQKVFPWIAKTRHTTPGVGLVSPPPHHDIYSIEDLAELIHDLKNANRRARISVKLVSEVGVGTIAAGVAKAHADVVLVSGYDGGTGASPVSSIKHAGLPWELGVAETHQTLVLNNLRSRIVIEADGQLKTGRDVAVAALLGAEEFGFATAPLVSLGCVMMRVCHSNTCPTGVATQDPVLRAKFAGKPEYVVNFMRFVAQELREIMARLGFRTLNEMVGRADVLEPRKAIAHWKAKGLDFTNILYQPQVGLDVGRYCTEPQDHGLEKSIDMARLLDLCMPAIEHAERVEAELPITNVDRVVGTILGNEITRHHGPQGLPDGTVNLLFNGSAGQSFGAFVPKGVTLGLCGDANDYLGKGLSGGTILVYPPKGSPFKAEENIIAGNVAFYGATSGEAFIRGMAGERFCVRNSGVNAVVEAVGDHGCEYMTGGTVVILGPTGRNFAAGMSGGVAYVLDEEGVFAGRCNTQMVGLEELDERDAATLKDMIGRHGALTGSERAAAVLADWDGFLPRFVKVMPKDYKRVVQALERAQAAGLSGDEALAAAFEENARLEGK, from the coding sequence ATGAAAAACATCGAACCACCTAAAAAGCAGGGCCTCTACGATCCCCAGTTCGAACACGACGCCTGCGGCGTCGGTTTCGTGGCCAATATCAAGGGGGCGAAATCCCACGAGATCGTGCGTCAGGCTCTGACGATGCTTGTCAACCTCGATCACCGCGGCGCCTGCGGCTGCGAACCCAATACCGGGGATGGCGCGGGCATTCTCCTGCAGGTGCCGGACCGCTTCCTGCGCAAGGTCTGCGCGCCGTTGGGCATAGAGCTGCCCGAGCCGTTCCGCTACGGGGTCGCCATGGTGTTCACCTCGCCCAGCGCGACCGAACGCAACAGCGCCCGCCATGTGCTGGAAAAGATCGTTGCCGAGGAAGGGCTCGCGATCATCGGCTGGCGTGATGTGCCCACTGACCACGCTTCCCTTGGCGCTACCGCCCGGGCCAGCGAACCGGTGGTGCGCCAACTGTTTTTCAAAACCTGCGAGGAGTGCGCCGACGAACAGGAGCTCAACCGCAAGCTGTACATCGTCAATCAACGCGCCGTCAACGAGATCCGCCGGGCCGGGGTCGACAAGTGCTGGTACGTGGCCAGCATCTCCAGCCGGACCATGATCTACAAAGGCATGCTCATGCCGGTTCAGGTGGACCAGTACTACCCCGACCTGCGCGATCCTGACATGGAGACCGCCCTGGCGCTCGTGCATTCGCGTTTTTCCACCAATACCTTTCCCAGCTGGGACCGGGCCCACCCCTACCACTTTTTGGCCCATAACGGCGAAATCAACACCCTGCGCGGCAACGTCAACTGGATGCATGCGCGCCAATCGCTTTTTGCCAGCCACCTGTTCGGCGACGACCTCAAGAAGGCGCTGCCGATCATCAACACCGACGGTTCCGATTCGGCCATGTTCGACAACTGCCTGGAACTTTTGGTCATGGCCGGCCGTTCGCTGCCCCACGCCGTCATGATGATGGTCCCCGAGCCGTGGGAAAATCATGAGACCATGGAGCCCGCCAAAAAAGCCTTTTACGAGTACCATTCCTGTCTGATGGAACCGTGGGACGGTCCCGCGGCCATCGCCTTTACCGACGGCCGCAGCATCGGCACCGTGCTCGACCGCAACGGCCTGCGGCCGTCACGGTATTATGTCACCAGCGATGATCTTGTTATCATGGCCTCCGAGGCCGGGGTGCTGCCGATCGAGCCGGAGCGCGTCCTGCAGAAGGGGCGCCTGCAGCCCGGCCGGATGTTCCTGGTGGATACGGAGCAGGGGCGCATCGTGCCGGACGAGGAGATCAAACGCGAATTGGCGGAGGCCCGCCCTTACGGCGAGTGGTTGCGCGATAATCATATCCTTCTCGAGGACCTGCCCGATGCGCTCCATGTGTACGGACCGGACCATGATACGGTCCTGCAGCGCCAGCAGGCTTTCGGCTACACCTTCGAGGATCAGCGCGTCATCCTGGGGCCCATGGCGCTGAACGGCGTCCAGCCGCTCGGTTCCATGGGCACCGACACGCCGCTGGCGGTGCTGTCCGATCAGTCGCAACTGCTCTACAACTATTTCAAGCAGCTCTTCGCCCAGGTGACCAACCCCCCCATCGACCCGATCCGCGAGGAGATCATCACCTCCACCACCACCCTGATCGGCTCCGAGGCCAACCTGCTCAAGCCGACCGCGGCCAGCGCCCGCATGATCAGGCTGGAACACCCCCTGCTCTCCAACGAGGAGCTTGAAAAACTGCGCCATGTGGAGAAACCCGATTTCAAGGCGGTCACCCTGTCGCTGCTCTTCCCGGTAGCCGAAGGAACCGCCGGGCTGGAGAAGGCCCTGGAGAGGCTTTTCGAAGCCGCCGTCATAACGGTCGAGGCCGGCACCACCATTGTAGTCCTCTCCGATCGCGGAGTTGACAAGGACCATGCCGCCATTCCCGCCCTGCTGGCGGTTTCCGGGCTTCACCATCACCTGATCCGGACGGCCACCCGCACGCGGGTATCGCTGGTACTCGAATCGGGCGAACCGCGCGAGGTCCACCACTTCGCCGTGCTGCTCGGCTACGGCGTCAACGCCATCAACCCCTATCTGGCCTTCGAGTCCCTGGACGACATGATCCGGCAGGGGATGTTGCCGGACATCACCTACAAGAAGGCGGTGAAAAACTTTATCAAGGCGTCCATCAAGGGGGTCGTCAAGACCATGGCCAAGATGGGCATCTCCACCGTGCAGAGTTACCGCGGCGCCCAGATCTTCGAGGCGGTCGGCCTGCATCAGTCGGTGATCGACCGGTACTTTACCTGGACGCCGTCACGTATCGGGGGCACCGATCTGGAGGGGATCGCCACGGAACTCCTGGCGCGGCACCACCGGGCCTGGCCCGAACGGGTGCCCGCCGATCCCACCCTGGACGCGGGCGGGGTCTACCAGTGGCGCGAGGCCGGGGAGGAACACCAGTACAACCCGCTCACCATCAGTTCGCTCCAGAAGGCGGTCCGTACCGGCGACTACCATGAGTTCAAGCAGTTCTCCTCACTGATCGACGAACAGGACACCCGCCTGTACACCCTGCGCGGCCTGCTGGATTTCCGGGAAACGACCGTCCCGGTGCCGATCGAGGAGGTCGAGCCGGTGGAAGAGATCATGAAGCGCTTCAAGACCGGCGCCATGTCCTACGGCTCCATCAGCCAGGAGGCCCACGAGGCGTTGGCCATCGCCATGAACCGGATCGGCGGCCTCTCCAATACCGGCGAGGGGGGGGAGGACCCGGAGCGCTTCACCTGGACCAACGAACTGGGCGATTCCAAGAACAGCGCCATCAAACAGGTGGCCTCGGGCCGCTTCGGCGTTACCAGCGACTATCTCACCAATGCCCGGGAGATTCAGATCAAGATGGCCCAGGGGGCCAAGCCGGGTGAAGGGGGCGAACTGCCCGGCCAGAAGGTGTTCCCCTGGATCGCCAAGACCCGCCATACCACCCCGGGGGTCGGTCTGGTTTCGCCGCCGCCGCACCACGATATCTATTCCATCGAGGATCTTGCCGAACTGATCCATGACCTGAAAAACGCCAACCGTCGCGCCCGCATCAGCGTCAAGCTGGTGTCCGAGGTCGGGGTCGGCACCATCGCGGCCGGCGTTGCCAAGGCCCACGCCGATGTGGTGCTCGTCAGCGGCTACGATGGCGGCACCGGCGCCTCGCCGGTATCCAGCATCAAGCACGCCGGTCTCCCCTGGGAGTTGGGCGTGGCGGAAACCCACCAGACCCTGGTGTTGAACAACCTGCGCAGCCGCATCGTCATCGAGGCGGACGGCCAGCTCAAGACCGGCCGCGACGTGGCCGTCGCCGCCCTCTTGGGGGCCGAGGAGTTCGGCTTCGCCACCGCGCCGCTGGTCTCTCTCGGCTGCGTCATGATGCGGGTCTGCCACAGCAATACCTGTCCGACCGGCGTGGCCACCCAGGACCCGGTCTTGCGGGCCAAGTTTGCCGGCAAGCCGGAATACGTGGTCAACTTCATGCGTTTCGTGGCCCAGGAATTGCGGGAGATCATGGCCCGGCTCGGTTTCCGGACCCTGAACGAGATGGTCGGGCGCGCGGACGTTCTGGAACCCCGAAAGGCCATTGCCCACTGGAAGGCCAAGGGGCTCGATTTCACCAATATCCTTTACCAGCCCCAGGTCGGCCTGGATGTGGGACGCTACTGCACGGAGCCCCAGGACCACGGCCTGGAGAAGTCCATCGACATGGCCAGGCTGCTTGACCTCTGCATGCCCGCCATCGAGCACGCTGAGAGGGTCGAGGCGGAACTGCCCATCACCAACGTCGACCGGGTGGTGGGAACGATCCTCGGCAACGAGATCACCCGCCATCACGGCCCCCAAGGGCTCCCGGACGGGACCGTCAACCTGCTGTTCAACGGTTCGGCCGGCCAGAGCTTCGGCGCTTTCGTCCCCAAAGGGGTCACCCTGGGGTTGTGCGGCGACGCCAACGACTACCTGGGCAAGGGGTTGAGCGGCGGCACGATCCTGGTCTATCCCCCCAAGGGGTCGCCCTTCAAGGCGGAAGAGAACATCATCGCCGGCAACGTGGCTTTCTACGGCGCCACCAGCGGTGAAGCCTTTATCCGCGGCATGGCCGGCGAGCGTTTCTGCGTGCGCAACTCCGGCGTCAATGCCGTGGTAGAGGCGGTGGGCGACCATGGCTGCGAGTATATGACCGGCGGTACGGTGGTGATCCTCGGTCCGACGGGGCGCAACTTTGCGGCCGGCATGAGCGGCGGCGTGGCCTACGTGCTCGATGAAGAGGGCGTTTTTGCCGGTCGCTGCAATACCCAGATGGTCGGGCTCGAGGAGTTGGACGAGCGGGATGCGGCCACCCTCAAAGACATGATCGGCCGCCATGGCGCGTTGACCGGGAGTGAGCGTGCAGCGGCCGTATTGGCGGATTGGGATGGATTCCTCCCCCGGTTTGTCAAGGTCATGCCCAAGGACTACAAGCGGGTCGTGCAGGCTCTGGAAAGGGCGCAGGCCGCCGGCCTGAGCGGCGACGAGGCGCTGGCCGCCGCCTTCGAGGAAAATGCCCGGCTCGAGGGGAAATAG
- a CDS encoding YajQ family cyclic di-GMP-binding protein: protein MPSFDIVSKVDMQEVDNAINQAIKEIGQRYDFKGSKSEISQEKDAVKILADDDYKLKAVVDVLQSKFLKRNISIKALQYGKVEPASGGMVRQLITVQQGISKEKGKEIVAVIKESKVKVQAQIQDDQVRVTGKNRDDLQGTIQLLKGKDLGVEMQFVNFRE, encoded by the coding sequence ATGCCGTCATTCGACATCGTTTCAAAAGTGGATATGCAGGAAGTGGACAACGCGATCAACCAGGCGATCAAGGAAATCGGCCAACGCTACGACTTCAAAGGGTCCAAGAGCGAGATCAGCCAGGAGAAGGACGCCGTCAAGATTCTTGCCGACGACGACTACAAGCTCAAGGCCGTGGTAGACGTGCTCCAGTCCAAATTCCTCAAGCGCAATATCTCCATCAAGGCCTTGCAGTACGGCAAGGTCGAACCTGCCTCGGGTGGGATGGTGCGGCAGCTCATCACGGTCCAGCAGGGAATCTCCAAGGAAAAGGGGAAGGAGATCGTCGCCGTCATCAAGGAGAGCAAGGTGAAAGTGCAGGCGCAGATCCAGGACGACCAGGTACGGGTAACCGGCAAGAACCGGGACGACCTGCAGGGGACGATTCAACTCCTGAAAGGGAAGGACCTGGGGGTGGAGATGCAGTTCGTGAATTTCAGGGAATAG
- a CDS encoding DUF362 domain-containing protein: protein MKKISLAQCNDYDPTRVREALVSLLEPLGGMGAFVRPGERVLLKPNLLAAKDPEAAVTTHPAVVKAVAELVREAGGRVLIGDSPGIGGFRKVADKSGISQAARESGAELVAFDETIELNGAGTFRRIAIARAYWEADKVINLPKLKTHEMMTMTCAVKNLFGVVVGAEKPAWHLKAGTSREQFARLLLEIYLLKKPTLNIVDAVVAMEGNGPGSGDPIELGALIAGINPVAVDTVAGRLAGIPAELLYVEREAARMGLPGTEIGALELFGVPLDRFGGKRFNLPTGLDVQFGLPAFIKNGLRRHLLSFPVADARRCVLCGICRDACPPEAIQIKNSSLVVNQKSCIRCWCCRELCPHDAMQVRRGALLRIATAFSRPRGKRR from the coding sequence ATGAAAAAAATCAGCCTTGCCCAGTGCAACGATTATGATCCCACCCGGGTGCGGGAGGCACTAGTCTCGCTCCTGGAGCCGTTGGGCGGCATGGGGGCCTTCGTACGGCCGGGAGAGCGGGTCTTGCTCAAGCCCAACCTGCTGGCCGCCAAAGATCCGGAAGCGGCGGTAACCACCCACCCTGCCGTCGTGAAGGCTGTTGCGGAATTGGTCAGGGAGGCCGGGGGCCGGGTCCTGATCGGCGACAGCCCCGGCATCGGCGGGTTCCGGAAGGTGGCCGACAAAAGCGGCATCAGCCAGGCGGCCCGGGAGAGCGGCGCCGAACTGGTCGCATTCGACGAGACCATCGAGCTCAACGGCGCGGGAACCTTCCGCCGCATCGCCATAGCGCGGGCTTACTGGGAGGCGGACAAGGTCATCAACCTGCCCAAGCTGAAAACCCACGAGATGATGACCATGACCTGCGCGGTGAAGAACCTTTTCGGCGTAGTTGTGGGGGCGGAAAAGCCGGCGTGGCACCTCAAGGCGGGAACCTCGCGCGAACAGTTCGCCCGACTGCTGCTGGAGATATACCTGTTGAAAAAGCCGACCCTGAATATTGTGGATGCCGTCGTGGCCATGGAGGGGAACGGCCCCGGAAGCGGCGACCCGATCGAATTGGGCGCATTGATCGCCGGCATCAATCCGGTGGCGGTGGATACGGTGGCCGGCCGCCTGGCGGGGATACCCGCAGAGCTGCTCTATGTGGAACGGGAAGCGGCACGCATGGGGCTGCCGGGAACGGAGATAGGCGCACTGGAACTTTTCGGCGTGCCCCTTGACCGCTTCGGAGGGAAGCGGTTCAACCTCCCCACCGGCCTGGATGTTCAGTTCGGCCTGCCGGCCTTTATCAAAAACGGCCTCAGGCGCCACCTCCTGTCATTCCCCGTGGCCGACGCCCGCCGATGCGTGCTGTGCGGCATTTGCCGGGACGCCTGCCCGCCGGAAGCCATACAAATAAAAAACAGCTCCCTGGTGGTCAACCAAAAGAGCTGTATTCGTTGTTGGTGCTGCCGCGAATTGTGCCCCCACGACGCCATGCAGGTGCGGCGAGGGGCATTGTTGAGGATAGCAACGGCTTTCAGCCGTCCACGGGGGAAACGGCGCTAG
- a CDS encoding sensor domain-containing diguanylate cyclase yields the protein MAPPVLYNDISLLYAEDDQITRDTVSRLLMRAVGTVYVAADGREGLDMYRAHVPDVVVTDIRMPGMDGMTMVREIRRLQPDCPVIVLSAFNDTEYLLECVSIGINHYIGKPVDFAKLTEAVAQCCDYVNLKRRLRKQDESLNLLSQAMEQAPTSVLITDLNGTIEYVNATFTKVTGYRAEEVIGLNPRILKSDLTPSERYQELWDSIRAGEEWECELANCRKDGQVYWELAKFCPLRNSEGAVIKYLKVSQDITERKHYEENLRYLSTHDSLTNLYNRAYFEAEMSRLAASRDFPVSIVIADIDGLKTINDNYGHDEGDRLIRMAADLLLSAFRAGDVVSRIGGDEFAVLLPRTDLETAQAAVQRIIQGGCRPRREKNGYSRGLSLGVATARDASELSVALKLADRRMYQDKYDKKGRTTERPRAEDDGIAGD from the coding sequence ATGGCGCCACCGGTTCTCTATAACGACATATCCTTGCTGTATGCCGAGGACGACCAGATCACCCGGGACACGGTTTCGCGCCTGCTCATGCGTGCGGTCGGCACCGTGTATGTGGCCGCCGACGGCAGGGAGGGGCTCGATATGTACCGGGCCCATGTCCCCGATGTCGTGGTGACCGATATCAGGATGCCGGGCATGGACGGTATGACCATGGTTCGCGAAATTCGCCGTCTTCAGCCGGATTGCCCCGTCATCGTTTTGTCGGCATTCAACGATACCGAATACCTGCTGGAGTGCGTCTCAATCGGCATCAACCATTACATCGGCAAGCCGGTCGATTTCGCCAAGCTTACGGAGGCCGTGGCCCAATGCTGTGATTACGTCAACCTCAAGCGCCGCCTCAGAAAACAGGACGAGTCCCTCAATCTGCTCTCCCAGGCCATGGAACAGGCCCCCACCTCGGTTCTCATCACGGACCTCAACGGCACCATAGAATATGTCAATGCGACATTTACCAAGGTGACCGGCTACCGCGCCGAGGAGGTCATCGGGTTGAATCCGCGCATCCTCAAGTCGGATCTCACCCCCTCCGAACGTTACCAGGAACTCTGGGACAGTATCAGGGCGGGAGAGGAGTGGGAGTGCGAGTTGGCCAATTGCCGCAAGGATGGCCAGGTTTATTGGGAGTTGGCAAAGTTTTGCCCGCTACGCAATTCCGAGGGTGCCGTCATCAAGTATCTCAAGGTATCCCAGGATATTACCGAGCGCAAGCACTATGAAGAGAACCTGCGGTATCTCAGCACCCATGACTCGCTCACCAATCTTTACAACAGGGCGTATTTCGAGGCCGAGATGAGCCGGCTGGCCGCCAGCCGGGATTTTCCGGTCAGTATTGTCATCGCCGATATTGACGGCCTCAAGACGATCAATGACAACTACGGTCATGATGAGGGCGACCGATTGATTCGCATGGCTGCCGATTTGCTCCTGTCCGCCTTTCGGGCCGGAGACGTCGTTTCCCGTATCGGCGGGGATGAATTCGCCGTGCTGCTGCCGCGCACCGACTTGGAAACCGCCCAGGCGGCGGTGCAGCGCATCATCCAGGGTGGCTGCCGCCCCAGAAGGGAAAAAAACGGTTATTCGCGCGGCCTGTCCCTGGGGGTGGCAACTGCCCGTGACGCATCCGAACTCTCTGTCGCCCTCAAGCTGGCCGACCGGCGCATGTATCAGGACAAGTACGACAAGAAAGGGCGCACGACAGAGCGGCCTCGCGCCGAGGATGATGGCATTGCCGGAGATTAA
- a CDS encoding glutamate synthase subunit beta, with protein sequence MGKSTGFLEYQREVPADREPLERIKGWNEFHLHMDDEALRTQGARCMDCGIPFCHTGKLISGMASGCPVNNLIPEWNDLVYRNLWRQALDRLHKTNNFPEFTGRVCPAPCEGSCTLGIIDPPVTIKNIEVSIVERGFDEGWIVPVLPQVRTGKRVAVVGSGPAGLSAAAQLNRAGHSVTVFEREDLPGGLLMYGIPNMKLDKRRVVQRRLKLMEAEGITFACNTEIGTAAFPADRLRSEFDAVVLATGSTVPRDLPVEGRALTGVHFAMDFLTANTKGVLNRSGDVISARDKDVVIIGGGDTGTDCVGTSLRHGCRSVTQLEIMPRSPGERAADNPWPEWPKVHKVDYGQEEAAAKFGADPRTYLTTATGFEGDGSGTVTAVRTVEVAWEKNDRGQFTPKPVPGTEQVRPAGLVLLAMGFLGPEQSLLDALGLERDPRGNIKAEYGRYATSLPGVFAAGDCRRGQSLVVWAFNEGRGAARECDRYLMGSTELP encoded by the coding sequence ATGGGAAAAAGCACCGGATTTTTGGAATACCAGCGGGAAGTGCCGGCCGACCGGGAGCCGTTGGAGCGGATCAAGGGGTGGAACGAGTTTCACCTCCATATGGACGACGAGGCCCTGCGTACCCAGGGGGCTCGCTGCATGGATTGCGGCATCCCCTTTTGCCATACCGGAAAGCTCATCAGCGGTATGGCCAGCGGTTGCCCGGTCAATAACCTGATCCCTGAGTGGAATGACCTGGTCTACCGCAATCTCTGGCGGCAGGCGCTCGACCGGCTGCACAAGACCAACAACTTCCCGGAGTTTACCGGGCGGGTCTGCCCGGCCCCCTGTGAAGGGTCCTGCACCCTCGGCATCATCGACCCGCCCGTCACCATCAAGAATATCGAGGTCAGCATCGTCGAGCGGGGTTTTGATGAGGGGTGGATCGTTCCGGTGCTGCCCCAGGTCCGCACCGGCAAGCGGGTGGCGGTGGTCGGGTCGGGGCCGGCCGGCCTTTCGGCGGCGGCGCAGCTCAACAGGGCGGGCCACAGCGTGACGGTCTTCGAACGGGAGGACCTGCCCGGGGGGCTTTTGATGTACGGTATCCCCAACATGAAGCTCGACAAGCGTCGGGTGGTCCAGCGTCGCCTGAAGCTGATGGAGGCGGAGGGCATTACCTTTGCCTGCAACACCGAAATCGGCACTGCAGCCTTCCCGGCCGACCGGCTGCGCAGCGAGTTCGACGCCGTGGTGCTGGCAACCGGGTCGACCGTCCCGCGCGATCTCCCCGTCGAGGGGCGTGCCCTTACCGGAGTCCACTTTGCCATGGATTTCCTGACAGCCAATACCAAGGGGGTGCTCAACCGATCCGGCGACGTCATCTCGGCCCGGGACAAGGACGTGGTGATCATCGGCGGCGGCGACACCGGCACCGACTGTGTCGGCACCTCTTTGCGCCATGGCTGCCGTTCGGTCACCCAACTGGAGATCATGCCCCGTTCGCCCGGGGAACGCGCGGCGGACAACCCCTGGCCCGAATGGCCCAAGGTGCACAAGGTTGACTACGGCCAGGAGGAGGCCGCCGCCAAGTTCGGCGCCGACCCGCGGACCTACCTGACTACCGCGACGGGATTCGAAGGGGACGGAAGCGGCACGGTCACGGCGGTCCGCACCGTCGAGGTCGCCTGGGAAAAGAACGACCGTGGGCAGTTCACGCCCAAGCCGGTGCCGGGCACCGAACAGGTGCGCCCCGCCGGTCTGGTATTGCTGGCCATGGGCTTTCTCGGGCCGGAACAGTCGTTGCTCGACGCCCTGGGACTGGAACGGGACCCGCGCGGCAACATCAAGGCAGAGTATGGCCGGTACGCCACCAGCCTGCCGGGCGTCTTTGCCGCCGGGGATTGCCGCCGCGGCCAAAGCCTGGTGGTCTGGGCCTTCAACGAGGGGCGCGGCGCGGCGCGGGAGTGCGACCGTTACCTGATGGGCTCCACGGAATTGCCGTAA